A single genomic interval of uncultured Pseudodesulfovibrio sp. harbors:
- the dnaB gene encoding replicative DNA helicase has product MPQKPKQRPRSGRYDSNPEEALERASSDLLRKVPPQNLEAEQAVIGGVFQSNTMFHELVDIVDADDFYSPAHRTIFQAFIDLYNKQKPIDLVTVKDHLESSGTLDTIGGPVYLFELADSVFSSANALHHAQIVRDKSILRKLIDASSNIITNCYEATDVDTLLGESEKEIFNIAQQQSSTNQSDSKRLLDRVFEDLTKKYEQKSAITGIATHYHDFDNMTAGLQNSDLIIMAGRPSMGKTAFALNVALRAAARSEAPTVVFSLEMSMEQLMTRLLAVQAKVGLQNLRTGYIEDQDWQKLYEAGDTLAQAPIFIDDTPALSTLELQARCRRLKAEHNLGLIIIDYLQLMRASGRTDSREQEISEISRSLKALAKELNVPVIALSQLNRKVEERTDKRPMMSDLRESGAIEQDADIIIFLYRDAAYNKSEDNPLKNHAEIIIAKQRNGPVGKCELFFKKEYTLFENMDATPYPSELPEGV; this is encoded by the coding sequence ATGCCGCAGAAGCCGAAACAGAGGCCTAGATCAGGCCGTTACGATTCTAATCCGGAAGAGGCCCTGGAAAGGGCCTCTTCCGATCTCCTACGTAAAGTCCCCCCACAGAATCTGGAAGCCGAACAGGCCGTCATTGGCGGTGTGTTCCAGTCCAACACAATGTTCCACGAACTCGTGGATATTGTTGATGCAGACGACTTCTATTCGCCTGCCCACCGCACCATATTTCAGGCCTTCATCGACCTCTACAACAAACAGAAGCCCATTGACCTCGTCACGGTCAAGGATCATCTGGAAAGTAGCGGAACACTGGATACAATAGGTGGCCCGGTCTATCTCTTCGAGCTGGCCGACTCCGTATTCAGTTCAGCCAACGCCCTGCACCACGCCCAGATCGTCAGGGACAAATCCATCCTGCGTAAACTGATCGACGCCTCAAGCAACATCATCACCAACTGCTACGAGGCCACAGACGTCGATACGCTTCTCGGCGAATCCGAAAAAGAAATTTTCAACATCGCGCAGCAGCAGTCCTCAACCAACCAGTCCGACAGTAAACGCCTGCTGGACCGTGTCTTTGAGGACCTGACCAAAAAATACGAACAGAAGTCCGCCATCACCGGTATCGCCACGCACTACCACGACTTCGACAACATGACCGCCGGACTCCAGAATTCGGACCTCATCATCATGGCAGGCCGTCCCTCCATGGGTAAGACCGCATTCGCCCTGAACGTGGCCCTGCGTGCCGCAGCTCGTTCCGAAGCACCCACCGTCGTCTTTTCGCTGGAAATGAGCATGGAACAGCTCATGACCCGTCTGCTCGCAGTTCAGGCCAAAGTCGGTCTCCAGAACCTGCGTACCGGTTATATCGAAGATCAGGACTGGCAGAAACTCTATGAGGCCGGAGACACTCTGGCGCAGGCTCCTATTTTCATTGACGATACTCCGGCTCTTTCCACGCTGGAGCTTCAGGCCCGTTGCCGACGCCTCAAGGCCGAGCACAATCTCGGTCTCATCATCATCGACTACCTGCAACTCATGCGCGCCAGTGGTCGTACCGATTCCCGAGAGCAGGAAATCTCCGAAATTTCACGAAGCCTCAAAGCTCTGGCCAAGGAACTCAACGTCCCGGTTATTGCCCTGTCGCAGCTTAACCGCAAAGTTGAAGAGCGCACGGACAAACGGCCCATGATGTCCGACCTCCGTGAATCCGGTGCCATCGAGCAGGATGCGGATATCATCATCTTTCTCTACCGCGACGCCGCGTACAACAAGAGCGAGGACAATCCGCTCAAGAATCACGCGGAAATCATCATTGCCAAACAGCGTAACGGCCCAGTCGGCAAGTGCGAACTCTTCTTCAAGAAGGAGTACACCCTGTTCGAGAACATGGATGCTACTCCGTACCCTTCGGAACTTCCCGAAGGCGTTTAA
- a CDS encoding phosphoribosylaminoimidazolesuccinocarboxamide synthase: MAVLETKITEYPLVSKGKVRDIYEIDETSLLLVTTDRISAFDVVMPDPIADKGKVLNQITLFWMDMMKDLVPNHIIATNVDDYPEPLHKYKAELQDRSVLVKKAKPLPIECIVRGFITGSGWKDYQKTGEVCGHKLPANLQESEMLETALFTPSTKAELGDHDENISLDQAAALVGEAMMRKVEKLALDIYTRARDYAKERGILIADTKFEFGMLGDELILIDEVLTPDSSRFWPMDGYKPGQSQPSFDKQYFRDWLVEIGFNKQPPAPSIPEDIAAQTRANYMEAYKLLTGSELEI, translated from the coding sequence ATGGCCGTACTGGAAACAAAAATCACCGAATATCCACTCGTATCCAAGGGCAAGGTCCGCGATATCTACGAAATCGATGAGACCAGCCTGCTGCTTGTAACCACCGACCGCATCTCTGCGTTCGACGTGGTCATGCCTGACCCCATCGCGGACAAGGGCAAAGTGCTCAACCAGATCACCCTGTTCTGGATGGACATGATGAAAGACCTCGTACCGAACCACATCATCGCCACAAACGTGGATGACTATCCCGAACCGCTGCACAAGTACAAAGCCGAACTTCAGGACCGCAGCGTACTGGTGAAAAAAGCCAAGCCGCTGCCCATCGAATGCATCGTTCGCGGTTTCATCACCGGTTCCGGATGGAAAGACTACCAGAAGACTGGCGAAGTCTGCGGACACAAGCTCCCTGCGAATCTTCAAGAATCCGAGATGCTCGAAACCGCCCTGTTCACTCCGTCCACCAAGGCCGAGCTGGGCGATCATGACGAAAACATCAGCCTTGATCAGGCAGCCGCCCTCGTCGGTGAAGCGATGATGCGTAAAGTTGAAAAACTCGCTCTCGACATCTACACCCGCGCCCGCGATTACGCCAAGGAGCGCGGCATCCTGATAGCAGACACCAAATTCGAATTCGGCATGCTCGGTGATGAACTCATCCTCATCGACGAAGTGCTGACCCCGGATTCCTCACGTTTCTGGCCCATGGACGGATACAAACCGGGCCAGTCCCAGCCCAGCTTCGATAAGCAGTATTTCCGCGACTGGCTGGTGGAAATCGGCTTCAACAAGCAGCCCCCGGCGCCGAGCATTCCGGAAGACATTGCAGCCCAGACCCGTGCAAACTACATGGAAGCGTACAAGCTGCTCACCGGCAGTGAACTTGAAATTTAA
- the uvrC gene encoding excinuclease ABC subunit UvrC codes for MSEEFKFFAADYPDSPGVYLMKNGRGRIIYVGKAKRLRRRLASYFQKNTGHTPKTKALVAQVRSVDILLTGTEKEALLLESGLIKKHRPRYNVVLKDDKQYVLFKLDKRSEFPRLSMTRKVVRDGSVYFGPFTSSAAARTTLKLLGKVFPLRKCSDGAFRNRVRPCLYYDIHQCFAPCVRDVDSNMYMDQVHRVEMLLSGKSGELVGSLEKKMAQASAEMRFEQAAEYRDQIRAVKKTVEGQVAVIHDRRDRDVVGLAETDAGLGLGLLFIRQGRLLDQKHFFWPGLTLDEGPEVLESFLVQFYGAGRFIPPLIIAPHDVDNEVLAEVLADRRTDSVRVVVPHSTQEKKLLDIARSVARQAKEKKDTITARLQKVLRLVEEPLRIECIDASHLGGTDMRVGQVVFDAGRRDKAASRLYAFPELEGAADDYAALAAWTVRRVESGPPWPDLVLIDGGRGQISAVEKALSECVEPVDWELASIAKGPSRRAGELEDLIFRPGRKNPMPLKPGSAELLFLQMVRDTAHRFVIGRQRRARKKAVLNSELTSLPGIGPKTARTLWDCFESLDAMVEAGRGDIESLPGIGKKKAAQIHAALQGLKKARSS; via the coding sequence ATGAGTGAAGAGTTCAAATTTTTTGCCGCTGATTATCCCGACTCCCCCGGCGTCTATTTAATGAAGAATGGACGCGGGCGTATTATCTATGTGGGCAAGGCCAAACGTCTTCGCAGACGGCTTGCTTCCTATTTTCAGAAGAACACCGGACATACCCCGAAGACCAAGGCGCTTGTCGCACAGGTACGGTCCGTGGATATTTTGCTGACCGGCACGGAAAAGGAAGCCTTGTTGCTTGAATCCGGGCTGATCAAGAAGCACCGGCCTCGCTACAACGTTGTTTTGAAGGACGACAAGCAGTATGTCCTTTTCAAGCTCGACAAGCGTTCGGAATTTCCTCGTCTGTCCATGACACGCAAGGTCGTACGTGACGGGTCTGTCTATTTTGGGCCGTTTACTTCATCTGCCGCTGCCCGCACCACACTGAAATTGCTTGGCAAGGTGTTTCCGTTGCGTAAGTGTTCGGACGGGGCGTTCAGGAATCGTGTGCGTCCCTGTCTGTATTACGATATCCATCAGTGTTTTGCGCCGTGTGTTCGGGACGTAGATTCTAATATGTATATGGATCAGGTGCACAGGGTGGAGATGCTGCTGTCCGGCAAGTCTGGTGAATTGGTCGGTTCGCTGGAGAAGAAGATGGCGCAGGCTTCGGCAGAGATGCGGTTTGAGCAGGCCGCTGAGTACCGGGATCAGATTCGGGCTGTGAAAAAGACCGTTGAAGGTCAGGTTGCGGTCATCCATGACAGGCGGGATCGTGATGTTGTCGGTCTGGCCGAAACGGATGCTGGGCTTGGGTTGGGCCTGCTGTTCATCAGGCAGGGGCGATTGCTTGATCAGAAACATTTTTTCTGGCCGGGACTCACGCTTGACGAGGGGCCGGAAGTACTCGAAAGTTTTCTTGTCCAGTTCTATGGCGCAGGTCGGTTTATTCCACCGCTGATTATCGCGCCGCATGATGTGGATAACGAGGTGCTTGCCGAGGTGCTTGCAGACCGCAGGACCGACAGTGTCCGCGTGGTCGTCCCGCATTCCACTCAGGAGAAGAAGCTTCTCGATATCGCCCGGAGTGTTGCGCGTCAGGCGAAGGAGAAGAAGGATACCATCACGGCGCGGCTCCAGAAGGTTTTGCGGCTTGTCGAGGAGCCGCTGCGTATTGAGTGTATCGATGCTTCCCATCTTGGCGGCACGGACATGCGTGTCGGGCAGGTTGTTTTTGATGCGGGGCGTCGGGACAAGGCCGCGTCGCGTTTGTATGCCTTCCCGGAACTTGAGGGCGCGGCGGATGATTATGCCGCTCTGGCCGCATGGACTGTGCGACGTGTGGAGTCGGGACCGCCGTGGCCGGATTTGGTTCTTATTGACGGTGGACGCGGACAGATTTCGGCTGTGGAGAAAGCGCTGTCAGAGTGCGTTGAGCCGGTTGATTGGGAATTGGCATCCATTGCCAAAGGGCCGTCGCGTCGGGCCGGAGAGCTTGAGGACCTGATTTTCCGTCCCGGTCGCAAGAACCCCATGCCGCTCAAACCGGGCAGTGCGGAGTTGTTGTTCTTGCAGATGGTGCGTGATACAGCGCATCGTTTCGTGATTGGCAGGCAGCGCAGGGCACGCAAAAAGGCTGTGCTCAACAGTGAACTGACCTCTTTGCCGGGAATCGGACCCAAGACCGCCCGTACATTGTGGGACTGTTTCGAGTCGCTGGATGCAATGGTTGAGGCTGGGCGTGGAGATATCGAGTCGCTTCCCGGTATCGGCAAAAAGAAAGCCGCACAGATTCATGCGGCTTTACAGGGATTAAAAAAAGCCCGTTCCAGTTGA
- a CDS encoding outer membrane homotrimeric porin, with amino-acid sequence MKRLIMLAVLCAFVLSAAAASAADIKASGAFTVEAVWKSNWNFTDGSRDDVASSAFDIEQRADVVFEFIANENLKGVLFLRYGTGKWGQGSFALGAGDGGQTLSTAAAGAPISGSRIAVRRAYIDFNWPDTTINVKAGYQAVTLPNAFGGGSMILDEEVASAVVSGAITDNVGYLFGFARAATGTDLDATAATLQQNQANADVWVAALPMNFEGFNVAPFGAVAALGKGFTGANSAGLQSLNATTAAGKDTFDTAYWLGAAFTMDLFDPFVLKADVNYGKVTSDIKNNEKDGWLFDAALEYKGFDFMTPELFFVYTTGEDDNSSKGNGSERMPIIQASNWAVGSFFFGGDTLLDGSFPGAGAGRPTYLGFWALGLSLKDIQSFADGLTHTAHFIYAKGTNDKNIGSAYTNLNAGATTTNTNVAYGRTLTEKDSLIEIDFNTAYKVYDELTLTLDLGYINLDAKSSVWNFNGANQKRKGGDAWKVSTGVVYAF; translated from the coding sequence ATGAAACGTCTTATCATGCTCGCAGTTCTGTGCGCCTTCGTGCTCAGCGCTGCTGCAGCCTCTGCTGCAGACATCAAAGCTTCCGGTGCTTTCACCGTTGAAGCTGTTTGGAAATCCAACTGGAACTTCACTGACGGTAGCCGTGACGATGTAGCCTCCAGCGCTTTTGACATCGAACAGCGTGCTGACGTTGTCTTCGAGTTCATCGCTAACGAGAACCTGAAAGGTGTTCTCTTCCTGCGTTACGGCACAGGCAAATGGGGCCAGGGCTCCTTCGCTCTGGGCGCTGGTGACGGCGGTCAGACTCTGTCCACTGCTGCTGCAGGCGCACCCATTTCCGGCAGCCGCATCGCTGTCCGTCGCGCTTACATCGACTTCAACTGGCCTGACACCACCATCAATGTCAAAGCCGGTTACCAGGCTGTCACCCTGCCGAACGCTTTCGGCGGCGGCTCCATGATCCTGGACGAAGAAGTTGCTTCCGCAGTCGTTTCCGGTGCTATCACTGACAACGTTGGCTACCTCTTCGGTTTCGCTCGCGCTGCCACTGGCACCGACCTCGACGCCACTGCTGCTACTCTGCAGCAGAACCAGGCTAACGCCGACGTTTGGGTTGCAGCTCTTCCGATGAACTTCGAAGGCTTCAACGTTGCACCTTTCGGTGCTGTTGCTGCTCTGGGCAAAGGCTTCACCGGCGCTAACTCCGCTGGCCTGCAGTCCCTGAACGCCACCACTGCTGCTGGCAAGGACACCTTTGACACTGCTTACTGGCTCGGCGCTGCTTTCACCATGGATCTCTTCGATCCGTTCGTGCTGAAAGCCGACGTCAACTACGGTAAGGTCACCTCTGACATCAAGAACAACGAAAAAGACGGTTGGCTGTTTGACGCAGCTCTTGAATACAAGGGCTTCGACTTCATGACCCCGGAACTGTTCTTCGTCTACACCACTGGTGAAGATGACAACTCCTCCAAGGGTAACGGCTCCGAGCGTATGCCTATCATCCAGGCTTCCAACTGGGCTGTCGGTTCCTTCTTCTTCGGTGGCGACACCCTGCTTGACGGTTCCTTCCCCGGCGCTGGCGCCGGTCGTCCGACCTACCTCGGCTTCTGGGCCCTGGGCCTGTCCCTCAAGGACATCCAGTCCTTCGCTGATGGTCTGACCCACACCGCTCACTTCATCTACGCCAAGGGTACCAACGACAAGAACATCGGTTCTGCTTACACCAACCTCAATGCTGGTGCCACAACCACCAACACCAACGTTGCTTATGGCCGCACTCTGACTGAAAAAGACTCTCTGATCGAGATCGATTTCAACACCGCCTACAAGGTCTACGACGAACTGACCCTGACTCTGGATCTCGGTTACATCAACCTGGATGCCAAGTCCTCCGTCTGGAACTTCAACGGTGCCAATCAGAAGCGCAAGGGCGGCGACGCCTGGAAGGTCAGCACTGGTGTTGTCTACGCTTTCTAA
- the rpsF gene encoding 30S ribosomal protein S6 produces MANNYETLVLLSPELAEENRKEILEGLTTIVDREGGKMVETDDWGMRPLAYPVQKQTRGYYVRLVFEAPGALVAELERNIRITDGIFKFMTVKLAA; encoded by the coding sequence ATGGCTAACAACTACGAGACGCTCGTGCTTCTCTCTCCCGAGTTGGCTGAGGAAAACAGGAAAGAAATCCTGGAAGGCCTCACCACCATCGTGGATCGCGAAGGCGGCAAAATGGTTGAGACCGACGACTGGGGAATGCGCCCGCTCGCATACCCTGTCCAGAAGCAGACCCGCGGCTACTACGTACGTCTGGTCTTTGAAGCCCCCGGTGCGCTGGTGGCTGAACTGGAACGTAACATCCGCATCACCGACGGCATCTTCAAGTTCATGACCGTCAAACTGGCTGCCTAG
- a CDS encoding metal-dependent hydrolase: MKITWNGHANFTIRTDDATILIDPFFVGNPAAQSTHKDIDACDLILVTHDHSDHIGQTLELAVKHDAEVVAIFDIIQSLIVQGLPERLGVGMNIGGTIERLGISVQMVQAIHSSTTGNPAGYIITLPDGTCIYNSGDTGLFGDMELFGKLNDIDIAMLPIGGRFTMDAKQAAYACRLLGCRKVIPQHWGTWPILAQNTEAMAEQLALLSPDTELMELEIGKATEI; this comes from the coding sequence AATCACCTGGAACGGCCATGCGAATTTCACCATACGGACTGACGACGCCACAATCCTCATCGATCCCTTTTTCGTGGGAAACCCGGCAGCGCAGAGCACGCACAAGGACATCGACGCCTGCGATCTCATCCTCGTCACCCACGACCACAGCGACCACATAGGCCAGACCCTTGAATTGGCGGTAAAACACGATGCGGAAGTCGTTGCCATTTTCGACATCATCCAAAGCCTGATCGTGCAGGGATTGCCGGAACGCCTCGGCGTGGGCATGAACATCGGCGGCACCATTGAACGCCTCGGCATTTCCGTACAGATGGTTCAGGCCATACATTCCTCCACCACCGGAAATCCCGCAGGCTACATCATCACCCTGCCCGACGGAACTTGCATATACAATTCCGGCGATACCGGCCTGTTCGGTGACATGGAACTTTTCGGCAAACTCAACGACATAGACATCGCCATGCTGCCCATCGGCGGACGCTTCACCATGGATGCCAAGCAAGCCGCTTACGCATGCCGCCTGCTCGGATGCCGCAAAGTCATCCCGCAACACTGGGGCACATGGCCGATTCTCGCCCAAAATACCGAAGCCATGGCCGAGCAACTTGCATTACTCTCGCCTGACACCGAACTGATGGAACTTGAAATAGGAAAAGCGACAGAAATATAG
- a CDS encoding phenylacetate--CoA ligase yields the protein MYYDSVEALDRAELEELQLTRLKETITNAKNSPFYAERLANVNPDDLTSVSQITDLPFTTKDDLRSQYPYGLLTRSLDDFVRLHASSGTTGTPTAIFYTQKDLDTWADLMARSMHCCGCRKSDVLQNMSGYGLFTGGLGIHYGSERLGMLTVPAGAGNTKRQIKLIRDFNVSVLHIIPSFALYFAQKVQEEGFDTADMPWRIALIGAEPHTEEARRKIEEMMHIKAYNSYGLSEMNGPGVAFECVEQNGMHVWEDCYIAEVINPQTGEHVAEGEIGELVMTTISREGMPIIRYRTRDLTRFIPGECACGRKHRRIDRIAGRADDMMILKGVNIYPMQIEQCLMSMPEVGQNYLIELVTEGVSDQMKVKVEIKDEFFVEDMRVLQGLQKKIAKNLCSEILLTPRVELCQHDSIPKTEGKAVRVVDNREK from the coding sequence ATGTACTACGACTCAGTGGAAGCCCTGGACCGTGCGGAACTGGAAGAACTCCAGCTCACACGCTTGAAAGAGACAATCACCAACGCCAAGAACTCCCCCTTTTATGCGGAGCGTCTTGCCAACGTGAACCCCGATGATCTCACCTCCGTATCCCAGATTACGGACTTGCCCTTCACCACCAAGGACGACCTGCGTAGCCAGTACCCTTATGGTCTGCTGACCCGCTCTCTTGATGATTTCGTGCGCCTGCACGCCTCTTCCGGCACCACGGGCACACCCACTGCAATTTTCTACACCCAGAAAGACCTCGACACCTGGGCCGATCTCATGGCGCGCAGCATGCACTGCTGTGGCTGCCGCAAGTCTGACGTGCTGCAAAACATGTCTGGATACGGCCTTTTTACCGGCGGCCTCGGCATCCATTACGGTTCCGAACGACTTGGCATGCTCACCGTCCCGGCTGGCGCGGGCAACACCAAACGCCAAATCAAGCTGATCCGCGATTTCAACGTCTCGGTTCTGCACATCATCCCGTCCTTTGCGCTCTACTTTGCACAGAAGGTACAGGAAGAAGGCTTTGATACGGCAGACATGCCATGGCGAATCGCGCTCATCGGAGCAGAACCTCACACAGAGGAAGCCCGCCGGAAAATCGAGGAAATGATGCACATCAAGGCATACAACTCCTATGGACTGTCCGAAATGAACGGCCCGGGCGTTGCCTTTGAATGTGTCGAACAAAACGGAATGCACGTCTGGGAAGATTGCTACATCGCCGAAGTCATCAATCCGCAGACCGGTGAACACGTTGCCGAAGGCGAAATCGGCGAGCTGGTCATGACCACCATTTCCCGCGAAGGCATGCCCATCATCCGATACCGCACCCGCGACCTGACCCGCTTCATTCCCGGTGAATGTGCCTGCGGACGCAAACATCGCCGCATCGACCGCATCGCGGGACGTGCCGATGACATGATGATCCTCAAGGGCGTCAACATCTATCCCATGCAGATCGAACAGTGCCTCATGTCCATGCCCGAAGTCGGCCAGAACTACCTCATTGAACTGGTGACCGAAGGTGTCAGCGATCAAATGAAGGTCAAGGTCGAAATCAAGGACGAATTCTTCGTGGAAGACATGCGTGTGTTGCAAGGACTCCAGAAAAAGATCGCCAAAAACCTTTGCAGCGAAATTCTGCTCACACCGCGAGTGGAACTCTGCCAGCACGACTCCATTCCCAAGACAGAGGGCAAGGCCGTGCGCGTGGTCGACAACCGCGAGAAATAA
- the rpsR gene encoding 30S ribosomal protein S18 gives MAFRKKFTPRKKFCRFCADKELPLDYKRPDILRDFVTERGKIIARRITGTCAKHQRRLTNEIKRSRQMALLFYTTVHSADVKKRSSM, from the coding sequence ATGGCATTTCGCAAAAAATTCACACCGAGGAAAAAGTTCTGCCGCTTCTGTGCGGACAAGGAACTCCCCCTGGATTACAAGCGCCCTGATATCCTGCGCGATTTCGTGACCGAGCGCGGCAAGATCATTGCCCGCCGCATCACCGGCACCTGTGCAAAGCACCAGCGCCGCCTGACCAACGAAATCAAGCGCTCTCGTCAGATGGCTCTCCTGTTCTACACCACCGTTCACAGCGCCGATGTGAAAAAGCGTAGCTCCATGTAG
- the hisD gene encoding histidinol dehydrogenase, with protein sequence MPCRTLEYSTRKDWPAIEKWMAQRKDPDTKVDAIVHDILESVKKHGDKTLVEYTCKFDCKNFTADKLRVPVQSITASLDEIPESDIAILEEAISRVRNFHLNQKEKSWWTTAEDGTILGQMVRPVDRVGLYVPGGQGGETPLISSLIMNAIPAQVAGVPSIGVTSPPRQDGTLNPYILATAALLGLNEVYLAGSAWAIGALAYGTETIAPCDVIAGPGNIFVATAKSQLIGHVGIDMVAGPSEIAILADSSANPAWLAADMLSQAEHDPLAAALLVTPDTKLAEAVKAELKTQCAALPRGEIAAKSLEDWGAVITVPNMEAATELVNLLAAEHLELSVDDPWALLGSIRHAGAIFMGHNSPEPVGDYFAGPNHVLPTLRTVRFSSALSVQNFCKKSSVIAASPGYVSEHGDKIARLARLEGLEAHARSVECRNK encoded by the coding sequence ATGCCTTGTAGAACCCTCGAATACTCCACCCGAAAAGACTGGCCCGCCATTGAAAAATGGATGGCCCAACGCAAGGACCCCGACACCAAGGTCGATGCAATCGTTCATGACATTCTGGAGAGCGTAAAAAAGCACGGCGACAAGACACTCGTCGAATATACATGCAAATTTGACTGCAAAAATTTCACGGCGGACAAGCTTCGTGTCCCCGTTCAGTCAATCACAGCCTCTCTTGACGAAATTCCCGAGTCAGATATCGCCATTCTTGAAGAGGCCATTTCCCGCGTCCGTAATTTCCATCTCAATCAAAAAGAGAAATCTTGGTGGACCACAGCCGAAGATGGCACAATTCTCGGCCAGATGGTCCGTCCCGTCGACCGTGTCGGACTATACGTCCCCGGCGGCCAGGGGGGAGAAACGCCACTCATCTCCAGCCTCATCATGAACGCGATCCCGGCACAGGTAGCCGGAGTTCCGTCCATCGGTGTGACATCTCCGCCTCGTCAGGACGGGACGCTGAATCCATATATTCTCGCCACTGCCGCCCTCCTCGGGCTCAATGAAGTATATCTCGCGGGTTCGGCATGGGCCATCGGCGCACTCGCATACGGCACAGAAACCATTGCCCCGTGTGACGTCATCGCCGGTCCCGGAAACATCTTCGTGGCCACGGCCAAATCCCAGCTTATCGGGCATGTGGGAATCGACATGGTTGCCGGTCCCAGTGAAATCGCCATTCTTGCCGACTCCAGCGCCAATCCCGCGTGGCTCGCTGCGGACATGCTGTCTCAGGCGGAACACGATCCGCTTGCCGCCGCACTTCTGGTCACGCCGGACACGAAACTGGCCGAGGCCGTCAAAGCGGAACTGAAGACACAGTGTGCAGCCCTTCCGCGTGGTGAAATTGCCGCGAAATCACTTGAAGACTGGGGAGCGGTCATTACGGTTCCGAACATGGAAGCCGCTACCGAACTCGTCAATCTGCTCGCCGCCGAGCACCTTGAACTTTCCGTAGATGATCCTTGGGCGCTGCTCGGTTCCATCCGTCACGCCGGAGCCATCTTCATGGGACACAATTCACCCGAACCGGTCGGAGACTATTTCGCAGGTCCGAATCACGTACTGCCCACACTCAGGACCGTCCGTTTTTCCTCAGCCCTGTCGGTACAAAATTTCTGCAAGAAATCCAGCGTGATCGCGGCAAGTCCCGGCTACGTATCCGAGCATGGCGACAAGATAGCCCGTCTTGCGCGTCTGGAAGGACTGGAAGCTCACGCCCGCAGCGTTGAGTGCCGCAACAAGTAA
- the rplI gene encoding 50S ribosomal protein L9, giving the protein MKLILRADVDALGRLGDIVSVKPGYGRNYLVPQGLAKPATNANLKAFELERRKLQEQADSLRAQAEGMAEKIASTPVEIEVRVGEGDKLYGSVTTANIGDAMEAAGLDIDRRKILLPEPIRSLGEYDIEIKLHPDVRGELKLSVTRHGGPIEEEVEETVEAEAVEESVETDAAEAETEA; this is encoded by the coding sequence ATGAAACTTATCTTACGCGCAGACGTCGACGCTCTTGGTCGACTCGGAGACATTGTCAGTGTCAAGCCCGGTTACGGCCGCAACTACCTGGTTCCCCAGGGTCTTGCCAAACCGGCTACCAACGCCAACCTGAAGGCTTTCGAACTCGAACGCCGCAAACTTCAGGAACAGGCTGATTCCCTTCGCGCCCAGGCCGAAGGCATGGCTGAAAAGATCGCTTCCACTCCGGTGGAAATCGAAGTGCGTGTTGGTGAAGGCGACAAGCTGTACGGCTCTGTCACCACCGCCAACATCGGCGACGCCATGGAAGCAGCAGGACTCGACATCGATCGCAGGAAGATCCTCCTGCCCGAGCCGATCCGTTCCCTTGGCGAATACGACATCGAAATCAAGCTGCATCCGGACGTCCGCGGCGAGCTGAAGCTCTCCGTCACCCGTCACGGCGGCCCCATTGAAGAAGAAGTCGAAGAAACCGTTGAAGCCGAAGCTGTCGAGGAATCAGTAGAGACCGATGCCGCAGAAGCCGAAACAGAGGCCTAG
- a CDS encoding DUF456 domain-containing protein, whose protein sequence is MEYVWAIFLIFGLCISQVLQLFSMPANWVALGLVALWKYLYPASMDWNFVIILAVVAGAAEALEFGLQAWGAGRYGASTRGNVGGIIGAITGAIFGAPFFLGLGALIGALGGAYLGCFVAELPGRTKPEALRAAKGAFVGKALGFTVKTALGAVIVAVSIPKVWP, encoded by the coding sequence ATGGAATACGTCTGGGCCATATTTCTCATATTCGGCCTGTGCATCTCACAGGTACTGCAATTATTCAGCATGCCCGCCAATTGGGTCGCGCTGGGACTCGTTGCCCTGTGGAAATACCTCTATCCGGCATCCATGGACTGGAACTTCGTCATCATCCTCGCGGTGGTGGCCGGAGCCGCCGAAGCACTTGAGTTCGGTCTTCAGGCATGGGGCGCAGGACGATACGGCGCATCCACCCGCGGCAACGTGGGCGGTATTATCGGTGCCATAACCGGAGCTATCTTCGGAGCGCCCTTCTTTCTCGGACTCGGTGCGCTCATCGGAGCTCTCGGCGGAGCCTATCTCGGCTGCTTTGTGGCCGAACTCCCCGGCCGAACCAAACCGGAAGCCCTTCGCGCCGCCAAAGGCGCATTCGTGGGCAAGGCACTCGGCTTCACGGTCAAGACAGCCCTTGGGGCAGTCATCGTGGCCGTATCAATTCCGAAAGTCTGGCCGTAA